TAATTCCTAATTCTCCATGTGCACTTGCTCTTAATAAAGCTCTTAATTGATCTTTGAATATATCTTTTCTGTCCAATGTAAAACGAACAGCTCTATATCCTAAGAATGGATTCATTTCATGAGGGAACTCAAAATATGATAATTTTTTATCTCCACCAATATCTAAAGTACGAATAACAACTAATTTATCTTTCATTGATTCAATTACTTGTTTGTAAGCAGAATACTGTTCTTCTTCTGTTGGGAAGTGGTCATTATCCATGTATAAAAATTCTGAACGGAATAAACCAACTCCTTCTCCACCATTTTCAATAACTGATTCAACGTCTGAAGGTGAACCTATGTTTGCTTCAATTAATTTTTCTTGACCGTCTGCTGTTTTTGATGGCAAGTCCTTAAATTTTTGCAACTCTGCTTTTAAGTCTGCAAATTCTTTTGCTAACTTTTCATATTCGGCTTTAATTGTTTCTGTTAAATCTAATTCAACAATTCCTGTTGTTCCATTTAAAGCAAATACTTCATTGTTTTTAACATCTGATGTAATTGTTCTTAACCCTAATACTGCAGGTATTTCTAAACTTCTTGCCATAATAGCAGCGTGTGATGTTCTTCCACCGATGTTCGTAGCAAAACCTTTTACAAATTGTTTATTTAATTGAGCTGTTTGAGATGGTGTTAAATCTTCAGCAACAATAATTACTTCTTCGCTAATTGTTGAAAGATCAACAATTGCAATTCCCAAAATATGTTTAATAATTCTTGAAGCTACGTCCTTAATGTCAGCACTTCTTTCTTTGAAATATGGATCATCCATTGATGCAAACATTTCATAAAAATTATTTGTTACTTGATTTGCTGCAAATTCAGCACAAACTGATTCTGACTTAATAACATTAATAATTTCATCTGTAATAGCAGGGTCTGATGCAATCTCTTTATGTGCATCAAAAATTGCTGCTTTTTCTGCTCCCAATTTTTCTAAAGTTGTAACTCTTAAATTATCTAAATCATTAATTGCTTTTTTAACAGCATTTTGTAATTTAGTAACTTCTGCTTCTACATCAGAAATTTTAGTTTTTTTAATTTCAATGTGTTCTTCAGC
This window of the Mesoplasma chauliocola genome carries:
- the ptsP gene encoding phosphoenolpyruvate--protein phosphotransferase, which encodes MSKQFKGIGASEGIAVAKALVLAEEHIEIKKTKISDVEAEVTKLQNAVKKAINDLDNLRVTTLEKLGAEKAAIFDAHKEIASDPAITDEIINVIKSESVCAEFAANQVTNNFYEMFASMDDPYFKERSADIKDVASRIIKHILGIAIVDLSTISEEVIIVAEDLTPSQTAQLNKQFVKGFATNIGGRTSHAAIMARSLEIPAVLGLRTITSDVKNNEVFALNGTTGIVELDLTETIKAEYEKLAKEFADLKAELQKFKDLPSKTADGQEKLIEANIGSPSDVESVIENGGEGVGLFRSEFLYMDNDHFPTEEEQYSAYKQVIESMKDKLVVIRTLDIGGDKKLSYFEFPHEMNPFLGYRAVRFTLDRKDIFKDQLRALLRASAHGELGIMFPMIATVDEFKRAKALVEECKEELRKEKIAFDENVQVGMMVEIPAAAVNADKFSKYADFFSIGTNDLIQYSMAADRMSENVSYLYQPLNPAILKLIDLTIKGAHKNNKWVGMCGEMAGDIQALPLLLGMGLDAFSMSATSMLRARALMSKITMAEAQELASKALNADDTPEVIELVEKFLENK